A region from the Aphis gossypii isolate Hap1 chromosome 1, ASM2018417v2, whole genome shotgun sequence genome encodes:
- the LOC114119536 gene encoding UDP-glucosyltransferase 2-like isoform X1, which translates to MCFIVCSSNMRRTKQGSSGGALWIAALCACSALSLQWTPAEAANVLALQSIAGKSHWNVMRALLRALTDRGHTVIAFTPFLDGDRDGYAEVDVSGDLEVRVGLNVSQFNDVQCTPIIIKHVVNATRTGCSAVFEHPRMREIFDGRSRPFDVLVVGALWLDCVSYAANVLRVPAVYVVPSPIVTYSERSFFGHVPNPAAVSNVLFSRAVPTAFADRFANALQTAYGSWTLWREERRHRQIRPLASDAVVDLVKPSVTFTNTHFITEPSRPLSPDVVQIGGIHLAQPGPLPKDILEFIDDAPHGVIYFTLGSVVLMSSLPEDVLSVFRECFSQIPQKVLWKYEGDMKDKPKNVMTRKWFPQRDILLHPNMKLFISHGGISGVYETVDAGVPVLGFPIFYDQPRNIDNLVSAGMAISMDLNFVTKDKLLDAILQIVNDEKYRQNAKIASERFKDRPMSPADLVVYWTEYVLRHNGAPHLKSHALNLTWYQYFLVDVIITLLFFAFIILFIIYYLLKMIYKHYLKYVHNGKAKCE; encoded by the exons ATGTGTTTTATT GTCTGCAGCAGCAATATGCGGCGGACCAAGCAGGGATCGAGTGGCGGGGCCCTGTGGATCGCCGCGTTGTGCGCGTGTTCAGCACTGTCCCTGCAGTGGACACCGGCCGAGGCCGCGAACGTCTTGGCGCTGCAGTCGATCGCGGGCAAGAGCCACTGGAACGTGATGCGGGCGCTGCTCCGGGCGCTGACCGACCGCGGCCACACCGTGATCGCGTTCACGCCGTTTTTGGACGGCGACCGAGACGGTTACGCCGAGGTGGACGTTTCCGGGGACTTGGAGGTCAGGGTCGGGCTGAACGTGTCGCAGTTCAACGACGTACAGTGCACGCCGATAATAATCAAGCACGTCGTGAACGCGACCCGGACCGGTTGCAGCGCCGTGTTCGAACACCCGCGGATGCGAGAGATATTCGACGGCCGGTCGCGGCCGTTCGACGTGCTGGTGGTCGGGGCCCTCTGGTTGGATTGCGTGTCGTACGCGGCCAACGTCCTCCGCGTCCCCGCCGTGTACGTCGTCCCGTCGCCGATCGTCACGTACTCGGAGCGTTCGTTCTTCGGGCACGTCCCGAACCCCGCGGCCGTTTCCAACGTGCTGTTCTCGCGCGCAGTTCCCACGGCGTTCGCCGACCGTTTTGCCAACGCGTTGCAAACGGCGTACGGTTCGTGGACGCTGTGGCGAGAAGAACGGCGACACCGGCAAATCCGACCGCTCGCTAGCGACGCCGTGGTGGATCTGGTCAAACCGTCGGTGACTTTCACCAACACGCACTTTATCACCGAACCGTCCAGGCCATTGTCGCCGGACGTCGTACAGATCGGTGGAATACATTTGGCCCAGCCGGGACCTTTGCCgaag GATATTTTAGAATTCATTGATGACGCTCCTCATGGTGTAATTTACTTTACATTAGGTTCGGTGGTTTTAATGTCATCGTTACCAGAAGATGTTCTGAGCGTGTTTCGTGAATGTTTCTCTCAAATTCCACAGAAGGTGTTGTGGAAATACGAAGGCGATATGAAAGACAAACCGAAGAATGTGATGACTCGGAAATGGTTTCCACAACGCGATATACTTT tgcATCCCAATATGAAACTGTTTATCAGTCATGGAGGCATATCCGGAGTGTACGAAACTGTGGATGCAGGTGTGCCTGTTCTTGgatttccaattttttatgACCAACCGAGAAATATTGACAATCTTGTCAGCGCCGGAATGGCGATTTCTATGGACCTAAATTTTGTAACTAAAGACAAGTTGTTAGACgcaattttacaaattgtcAATGATGAAAA ATATCGACAAAACGCTAAGATTGCTTCTGAACGGTTCAAAGACCGACCTATGTCACCCGCGGATTTAGTAGTTTACTGGACTGAGTACGTTTTACGTCATAATGGTGCGCCACATTTAAAATCACATGCTCTAAATCTGACGtggtatcaatattttttggttgATGTAATAATCACACTTTTATTCTTTGCGTTTATCattttgttcataatttattatttgctaaaaatgatttataaacacTATTTGAAGTATGTCCATAATGGCAAAGCTAaatgtgaataa
- the LOC114119528 gene encoding methionine--tRNA ligase, cytoplasmic isoform X2, giving the protein MSLTTVEVDEFELLNAKNSWISKSCLKDINRVECHPVLPVKGEKNVLVTSALPYVNNVPHLGNIIGCVLSADVFARYCRLRGWNTLYISGTDEYGTATETKALEEKLTPQQICDKYFKIHSEIYTWFNISFDHFGRTTSPKQTEIVQEIFKEVHNNGYTTTASMEQLLCENCDRFLADRFVEGTCPLCKYEDARGDQCDGCGHLINATELLKPRCKVCQKTPVVRSSQQLFLNLPKVEAKLNDWVDKSGDDWSYNAKVITKSWLKDGLKERCITRDLKWGIPVPLEDFKSKVFYVWFDAPIGYMSMSAVYTPEWRKWWQPEDDTKITYYQFMAKDNVPFHSVMFPVCLFSTERNYTMVNHIMATEYLNYEDGKFSKSRGIGVFGNDAQDTGLPADVFRFYLLFVRPESQDSSFSWADLATKNNSELLNNLGNFCNRALSFLEKFFDCVIPEIQLGNDELTLLALVTRDLKEYLSMLDKAKLRDGLRLILSISRHGNQYMQFQKPWVLIKGSNEEKIRAGTVIGLSCNLVCLLAVMLQPYMPQTVNIIGKQLNIDISSFLLNNFVAVFLPSGHKIGKPAPLFEKIDPSVVNQLKSRFAGKQKSQEKELAMASGLDIKQITTVEQMEEAISKQGDTVRQLKQSGAQKSEWEPYVLTLLEMKKSLEKMKLATNPISIEDLEKEISKQSKWILN; this is encoded by the exons atgtCGCTGACGACCGTCGAAGTAGACGAATTCGAGTTATTGAATGCGAAGAATTCGTGGATATCCAAGTCCTGTCTAAAAGATATCAATAGAGTTGAATGCCATCCAGT attaCCTGTAAAAGgcgaaaaaaatgttcttgtGACTTCAGCACTACCATATGTCAACAATGTTCCACATCTTGGTAATATAATTGGTTGTGTTTTATCTGCCGATGTTTTTGcaag atattgtaGATTACGTGGTTGGAATACATTGTACATTAGTGGTACTGACGAATATGGTACTGCTACTGAAACAAAAGCATtagaagaaaaattaactCCGCAACAAATTTGtgacaaatatttcaaaattcatagtGAAATATATACGTGGTTCAATATCAGTTTTGATCATTTTGGTAGAACTACATCACCAAAACAAACCga aattgtTCAAGAAATATTCAAAGAAGTACACAATAATGGTTATACTACTACTGCATCTATGGAACAACTTTTATGTGAAAATTGTGATAG atttttagccGATCGATTTGTTGAAGGAACATGTCCTCTGTGTAAATATGAGGACGCTAGAGGTGATCAATGTGATGGTTGTGGTCATTTAATAAATGCTACTGAACTTTTAAAACCTAGATGCAAGGTTTGTCAAAAAACACCAGTTGTACGTAGTTCTCAGCAACTCTTTTTGAATTTACCCAAAGTTGAAGCTAAACTTAATGATTGGGTAGATAAATCTGGTGATGATTGGTCTTATAATGCTAAAGTGATAACTAAGTCTTGGTTAAAAGATGGGTTGAAAGAGAGATGTATTACAAGAGATTTGAAATGGGGAATTCCTGTACCACTTGAAGACTTCAAGTCAAAA GTGTTTTATGTTTGGTTTGATGCACCGATTGGCTACATGAGTATGAGTGCTGTTTATACGCCAGAATGGCGTAAGTGGTGGCAACCTGAAGACGATACTAAAATAACATACTACCAATTCATGGCAAAAGATAATGTGCCTTTTCATTCTGTTATGTTTCCAGTATGCCTTTTTTCTACTGAACGAAACTATACAATGGTCAATCATATAATGGCAACAG aatatttaaactatgaaGATGGTAAATTTTCTAAGTCCCGCGGTATTGGAGTATTTGGAAATGATGCTCAAGATACAGGGTTGCCTGCTgatgtttttagattttacttattatttgtcCGTCCTGAATCTCAAGATAGTTCATTTAGCTGGGCTGATCTagctactaaaaataattctgaattgttaaacaatttaggAAACTTttgtaatag agctttatcatttttagaaaagtttTTTGATTGTGTTATTCCTGAAATTCAATTAGGAAATGATGAACTCACTTTATTAGCATTAGTAACGCGTGACCTCAAAGAATACTTAAGTATGTTGGATAAAGCAAAACTTAGAGATGGTTTACGGCTCATACTTTCAATTTCTCGTCATGGTAACCAATACATGCAATTCCAAAAACCATGGGTGTTAATTAAAGGATCTAATGaagaaaa aatcagAGCAGGTACAGTCATTGGACTAAGTTGTAATTTAGTGTGTTTACTAGCCGTTATGTTACAACCTTATATGCCACAAACTGTTAATATAATCGGAAAACAGTTGAACATTGATATctcttcatttttattaaataatttcgtaGCCGTTTTCTTGCCATCTGGACATAAAATTGGAAAA CCAGCtccattatttgaaaaaattgatccATCAGTCGTCAATCAATTAAAAAGTCGTTTTGCTGGAAAACAGAAATCACAGGAAAAAGAATTAGCAATGGCTTCTGGATtggatattaaacaaattacaacAGTAGAACAAATGGAAGAAGCTATTTCTAAACAA GGAGATACAGTGCGACAATTAAAACAAAGTGGAGCACAAAAAAGTGAATGGGAACCATATGTTTTAACGTTATTGGAGATGAAGAAAAGCttagaaaaaatgaaattagcTACTAATCCAATATCTATTGAAGATTTAGAAAAAGAAATTTCCAAACAG tctAAGTGGATTTTaaactaa
- the LOC114119528 gene encoding methionine--tRNA ligase, cytoplasmic isoform X1 yields MSLTTVEVDEFELLNAKNSWISKSCLKDINRVECHPVLPVKGEKNVLVTSALPYVNNVPHLGNIIGCVLSADVFARYCRLRGWNTLYISGTDEYGTATETKALEEKLTPQQICDKYFKIHSEIYTWFNISFDHFGRTTSPKQTEIVQEIFKEVHNNGYTTTASMEQLLCENCDRFLADRFVEGTCPLCKYEDARGDQCDGCGHLINATELLKPRCKVCQKTPVVRSSQQLFLNLPKVEAKLNDWVDKSGDDWSYNAKVITKSWLKDGLKERCITRDLKWGIPVPLEDFKSKVFYVWFDAPIGYMSMSAVYTPEWRKWWQPEDDTKITYYQFMAKDNVPFHSVMFPVCLFSTERNYTMVNHIMATEYLNYEDGKFSKSRGIGVFGNDAQDTGLPADVFRFYLLFVRPESQDSSFSWADLATKNNSELLNNLGNFCNRALSFLEKFFDCVIPEIQLGNDELTLLALVTRDLKEYLSMLDKAKLRDGLRLILSISRHGNQYMQFQKPWVLIKGSNEEKIRAGTVIGLSCNLVCLLAVMLQPYMPQTVNIIGKQLNIDISSFLLNNFVAVFLPSGHKIGKPAPLFEKIDPSVVNQLKSRFAGKQKSQEKELAMASGLDIKQITTVEQMEEAISKQGDTVRQLKQSGAQKSEWEPYVLTLLEMKKSLEKMKLATNPISIEDLEKEISKQGDKVRKLKEAKVEKSELQPEIDLLIQLKSKLSISKGIPVENGQKMKQKPTKK; encoded by the exons atgtCGCTGACGACCGTCGAAGTAGACGAATTCGAGTTATTGAATGCGAAGAATTCGTGGATATCCAAGTCCTGTCTAAAAGATATCAATAGAGTTGAATGCCATCCAGT attaCCTGTAAAAGgcgaaaaaaatgttcttgtGACTTCAGCACTACCATATGTCAACAATGTTCCACATCTTGGTAATATAATTGGTTGTGTTTTATCTGCCGATGTTTTTGcaag atattgtaGATTACGTGGTTGGAATACATTGTACATTAGTGGTACTGACGAATATGGTACTGCTACTGAAACAAAAGCATtagaagaaaaattaactCCGCAACAAATTTGtgacaaatatttcaaaattcatagtGAAATATATACGTGGTTCAATATCAGTTTTGATCATTTTGGTAGAACTACATCACCAAAACAAACCga aattgtTCAAGAAATATTCAAAGAAGTACACAATAATGGTTATACTACTACTGCATCTATGGAACAACTTTTATGTGAAAATTGTGATAG atttttagccGATCGATTTGTTGAAGGAACATGTCCTCTGTGTAAATATGAGGACGCTAGAGGTGATCAATGTGATGGTTGTGGTCATTTAATAAATGCTACTGAACTTTTAAAACCTAGATGCAAGGTTTGTCAAAAAACACCAGTTGTACGTAGTTCTCAGCAACTCTTTTTGAATTTACCCAAAGTTGAAGCTAAACTTAATGATTGGGTAGATAAATCTGGTGATGATTGGTCTTATAATGCTAAAGTGATAACTAAGTCTTGGTTAAAAGATGGGTTGAAAGAGAGATGTATTACAAGAGATTTGAAATGGGGAATTCCTGTACCACTTGAAGACTTCAAGTCAAAA GTGTTTTATGTTTGGTTTGATGCACCGATTGGCTACATGAGTATGAGTGCTGTTTATACGCCAGAATGGCGTAAGTGGTGGCAACCTGAAGACGATACTAAAATAACATACTACCAATTCATGGCAAAAGATAATGTGCCTTTTCATTCTGTTATGTTTCCAGTATGCCTTTTTTCTACTGAACGAAACTATACAATGGTCAATCATATAATGGCAACAG aatatttaaactatgaaGATGGTAAATTTTCTAAGTCCCGCGGTATTGGAGTATTTGGAAATGATGCTCAAGATACAGGGTTGCCTGCTgatgtttttagattttacttattatttgtcCGTCCTGAATCTCAAGATAGTTCATTTAGCTGGGCTGATCTagctactaaaaataattctgaattgttaaacaatttaggAAACTTttgtaatag agctttatcatttttagaaaagtttTTTGATTGTGTTATTCCTGAAATTCAATTAGGAAATGATGAACTCACTTTATTAGCATTAGTAACGCGTGACCTCAAAGAATACTTAAGTATGTTGGATAAAGCAAAACTTAGAGATGGTTTACGGCTCATACTTTCAATTTCTCGTCATGGTAACCAATACATGCAATTCCAAAAACCATGGGTGTTAATTAAAGGATCTAATGaagaaaa aatcagAGCAGGTACAGTCATTGGACTAAGTTGTAATTTAGTGTGTTTACTAGCCGTTATGTTACAACCTTATATGCCACAAACTGTTAATATAATCGGAAAACAGTTGAACATTGATATctcttcatttttattaaataatttcgtaGCCGTTTTCTTGCCATCTGGACATAAAATTGGAAAA CCAGCtccattatttgaaaaaattgatccATCAGTCGTCAATCAATTAAAAAGTCGTTTTGCTGGAAAACAGAAATCACAGGAAAAAGAATTAGCAATGGCTTCTGGATtggatattaaacaaattacaacAGTAGAACAAATGGAAGAAGCTATTTCTAAACAA GGAGATACAGTGCGACAATTAAAACAAAGTGGAGCACAAAAAAGTGAATGGGAACCATATGTTTTAACGTTATTGGAGATGAAGAAAAGCttagaaaaaatgaaattagcTACTAATCCAATATCTATTGAAGATTTAGAAAAAGAAATTTCCAAACAG GGCGACAAAGTACGAAAACTGAAGGAAGcaaaagttgaaaaaagtGAATTACAGCctgaaattgatttattgatacaattgaaatctaaattatctatatcaaAAGGCATTCCAGTTGAAAACGgacaaaaaatgaaacaaaaaccaactaaaaaataa
- the LOC114119536 gene encoding UDP-glucosyltransferase 2-like isoform X3, whose translation MCFIVCSSNMRRTKQGSSGGALWIAALCACSALSLQWTPAEAANVLALQSIAGKSHWNVMRALLRALTDRGHTVIAFTPFLDGDRDGYAEVDVSGDLEVRVGLNVSQFNDVQCTPIIIKHVVNATRTGCSAVFEHPRMREIFDGRSRPFDVLVVGALWLDCVSYAANVLRVPAVYVVPSPIVTYSERSFFGHVPNPAAVSNVLFSRAVPTAFADRFANALQTAYGSWTLWREERRHRQIRPLASDAVVDLVKPSVTFTNTHFITEPSRPLSPDVVQIGGIHLAQPGPLPKDILEFIDDAPHGVIYFTLGSVVLMSSLPEDVLSVFRECFSQIPQKVLWKYEGDMKDKPKNVMTRKWFPQRDILLHPNMKLFISHGGISGVYETVDAGVPVLGFPIFYDQPRNIDNLVSAGMAISMDLNFVTKDKLLDAILQIVNDEKLISTKR comes from the exons ATGTGTTTTATT GTCTGCAGCAGCAATATGCGGCGGACCAAGCAGGGATCGAGTGGCGGGGCCCTGTGGATCGCCGCGTTGTGCGCGTGTTCAGCACTGTCCCTGCAGTGGACACCGGCCGAGGCCGCGAACGTCTTGGCGCTGCAGTCGATCGCGGGCAAGAGCCACTGGAACGTGATGCGGGCGCTGCTCCGGGCGCTGACCGACCGCGGCCACACCGTGATCGCGTTCACGCCGTTTTTGGACGGCGACCGAGACGGTTACGCCGAGGTGGACGTTTCCGGGGACTTGGAGGTCAGGGTCGGGCTGAACGTGTCGCAGTTCAACGACGTACAGTGCACGCCGATAATAATCAAGCACGTCGTGAACGCGACCCGGACCGGTTGCAGCGCCGTGTTCGAACACCCGCGGATGCGAGAGATATTCGACGGCCGGTCGCGGCCGTTCGACGTGCTGGTGGTCGGGGCCCTCTGGTTGGATTGCGTGTCGTACGCGGCCAACGTCCTCCGCGTCCCCGCCGTGTACGTCGTCCCGTCGCCGATCGTCACGTACTCGGAGCGTTCGTTCTTCGGGCACGTCCCGAACCCCGCGGCCGTTTCCAACGTGCTGTTCTCGCGCGCAGTTCCCACGGCGTTCGCCGACCGTTTTGCCAACGCGTTGCAAACGGCGTACGGTTCGTGGACGCTGTGGCGAGAAGAACGGCGACACCGGCAAATCCGACCGCTCGCTAGCGACGCCGTGGTGGATCTGGTCAAACCGTCGGTGACTTTCACCAACACGCACTTTATCACCGAACCGTCCAGGCCATTGTCGCCGGACGTCGTACAGATCGGTGGAATACATTTGGCCCAGCCGGGACCTTTGCCgaag GATATTTTAGAATTCATTGATGACGCTCCTCATGGTGTAATTTACTTTACATTAGGTTCGGTGGTTTTAATGTCATCGTTACCAGAAGATGTTCTGAGCGTGTTTCGTGAATGTTTCTCTCAAATTCCACAGAAGGTGTTGTGGAAATACGAAGGCGATATGAAAGACAAACCGAAGAATGTGATGACTCGGAAATGGTTTCCACAACGCGATATACTTT tgcATCCCAATATGAAACTGTTTATCAGTCATGGAGGCATATCCGGAGTGTACGAAACTGTGGATGCAGGTGTGCCTGTTCTTGgatttccaattttttatgACCAACCGAGAAATATTGACAATCTTGTCAGCGCCGGAATGGCGATTTCTATGGACCTAAATTTTGTAACTAAAGACAAGTTGTTAGACgcaattttacaaattgtcAATGATGAAAAGTTG ATATCGACAAAACGCTAA
- the LOC114119536 gene encoding UDP-glucosyltransferase 2-like isoform X2: MRRTKQGSSGGALWIAALCACSALSLQWTPAEAANVLALQSIAGKSHWNVMRALLRALTDRGHTVIAFTPFLDGDRDGYAEVDVSGDLEVRVGLNVSQFNDVQCTPIIIKHVVNATRTGCSAVFEHPRMREIFDGRSRPFDVLVVGALWLDCVSYAANVLRVPAVYVVPSPIVTYSERSFFGHVPNPAAVSNVLFSRAVPTAFADRFANALQTAYGSWTLWREERRHRQIRPLASDAVVDLVKPSVTFTNTHFITEPSRPLSPDVVQIGGIHLAQPGPLPKDILEFIDDAPHGVIYFTLGSVVLMSSLPEDVLSVFRECFSQIPQKVLWKYEGDMKDKPKNVMTRKWFPQRDILLHPNMKLFISHGGISGVYETVDAGVPVLGFPIFYDQPRNIDNLVSAGMAISMDLNFVTKDKLLDAILQIVNDEKYRQNAKIASERFKDRPMSPADLVVYWTEYVLRHNGAPHLKSHALNLTWYQYFLVDVIITLLFFAFIILFIIYYLLKMIYKHYLKYVHNGKAKCE, from the exons ATGCGGCGGACCAAGCAGGGATCGAGTGGCGGGGCCCTGTGGATCGCCGCGTTGTGCGCGTGTTCAGCACTGTCCCTGCAGTGGACACCGGCCGAGGCCGCGAACGTCTTGGCGCTGCAGTCGATCGCGGGCAAGAGCCACTGGAACGTGATGCGGGCGCTGCTCCGGGCGCTGACCGACCGCGGCCACACCGTGATCGCGTTCACGCCGTTTTTGGACGGCGACCGAGACGGTTACGCCGAGGTGGACGTTTCCGGGGACTTGGAGGTCAGGGTCGGGCTGAACGTGTCGCAGTTCAACGACGTACAGTGCACGCCGATAATAATCAAGCACGTCGTGAACGCGACCCGGACCGGTTGCAGCGCCGTGTTCGAACACCCGCGGATGCGAGAGATATTCGACGGCCGGTCGCGGCCGTTCGACGTGCTGGTGGTCGGGGCCCTCTGGTTGGATTGCGTGTCGTACGCGGCCAACGTCCTCCGCGTCCCCGCCGTGTACGTCGTCCCGTCGCCGATCGTCACGTACTCGGAGCGTTCGTTCTTCGGGCACGTCCCGAACCCCGCGGCCGTTTCCAACGTGCTGTTCTCGCGCGCAGTTCCCACGGCGTTCGCCGACCGTTTTGCCAACGCGTTGCAAACGGCGTACGGTTCGTGGACGCTGTGGCGAGAAGAACGGCGACACCGGCAAATCCGACCGCTCGCTAGCGACGCCGTGGTGGATCTGGTCAAACCGTCGGTGACTTTCACCAACACGCACTTTATCACCGAACCGTCCAGGCCATTGTCGCCGGACGTCGTACAGATCGGTGGAATACATTTGGCCCAGCCGGGACCTTTGCCgaag GATATTTTAGAATTCATTGATGACGCTCCTCATGGTGTAATTTACTTTACATTAGGTTCGGTGGTTTTAATGTCATCGTTACCAGAAGATGTTCTGAGCGTGTTTCGTGAATGTTTCTCTCAAATTCCACAGAAGGTGTTGTGGAAATACGAAGGCGATATGAAAGACAAACCGAAGAATGTGATGACTCGGAAATGGTTTCCACAACGCGATATACTTT tgcATCCCAATATGAAACTGTTTATCAGTCATGGAGGCATATCCGGAGTGTACGAAACTGTGGATGCAGGTGTGCCTGTTCTTGgatttccaattttttatgACCAACCGAGAAATATTGACAATCTTGTCAGCGCCGGAATGGCGATTTCTATGGACCTAAATTTTGTAACTAAAGACAAGTTGTTAGACgcaattttacaaattgtcAATGATGAAAA ATATCGACAAAACGCTAAGATTGCTTCTGAACGGTTCAAAGACCGACCTATGTCACCCGCGGATTTAGTAGTTTACTGGACTGAGTACGTTTTACGTCATAATGGTGCGCCACATTTAAAATCACATGCTCTAAATCTGACGtggtatcaatattttttggttgATGTAATAATCACACTTTTATTCTTTGCGTTTATCattttgttcataatttattatttgctaaaaatgatttataaacacTATTTGAAGTATGTCCATAATGGCAAAGCTAaatgtgaataa